Within Vicia villosa cultivar HV-30 ecotype Madison, WI linkage group LG1, Vvil1.0, whole genome shotgun sequence, the genomic segment cCTAGATTCTGAAGTTTGTATTTGATAATCATAAAATGGCTTGAAAACCTTACTTGATTAAGTAATGTTTTCTTGATATCCACTCTGAGTGTTCAAAATTGAGATAATTCAGAAGAAAATTTTACTTGATTAACAGCACGATGCAAATGGATAGTGGAAGATTGTTCACAATGAACACTAATAATGTCAGCTCCTGCTTTGATGAAATCTGGCACGCGCAGGTCTGGTTCTACAATCATCTACAATGCTTTAACAAGAGTCAGAAAAAGTAATCATCGTTCGAAATCAgcttaaattaatatatatgtaCAAGATGAATACCAGGTGCACATCCAAAGGTAAATCTGTCACAGGGCGTAACGCATCAACCACAAGAGGTCCAATTGTAATATTTGGAACAAAGCGACCATCCATAACATCAATATGAATCCAATCACAGCCAGCCAACTCCACTGCTTTTACCTAGGCAGAATAACAAGAGAACTCCAACAGTCATGATTGCTGACAATCAGAAAACACAGTAATATGactttaaaacaaaaaaagacaAGTTTACAAGCAAATAGAAAACTTGATAAAACAATTTTGAATATATTATACATTATAAAAAACAACTTGGGCTAATTTCATGTTGTGCAACAGCAGAGCAGAACACTGAATTACTGATTACAGAATAAAGCATATATTATCAAACCTGTTCTCCCAACTTTGCAAAGTTAGCTGAAAGAATAGATGGAGAAACAATGATATCGCTTTTTGAAAACTTGTCCACACGAGACGAAGCCTTAACCACGGTTGAAACTTTTCTCCTGCAttcacaaaaaaatcaaaaaacaaaaaccaaaaatgATATTTAAGCAGACTGCGTTATGCTTTCAAATACCACAAGCCTTATAaaacaagtgtgtgtgtgtgtgtgtgtgtgtgtttgtgtgtgtcgTGTGTGTGTGATGAAAGATGTACCGAACGTTTTGTGATTTTATAGCACACACATGCGCAGCATTCAGGGTAAATATGAAATGATTTTATAAGTAGTAGTTTCAAAATTAAACATGAACATAAGCTACAAACAAATACATCAAAAAGTTGACCAGTAGAATGAAGCTCACAATTTAACATTTCTTAACCTATGGataaaatttccaaatctcttgAACAACAGCAATAACCATTTCCAATGGGCAATGACAAATCTTTCTGTCATAGAATTTGGGCCTGGGACTttactcaaccctacaaaatcaACTAGTAGGGTAAAAGGCTACCCAAATCTTTTAGGTACTACTTTGACCTATATATGATTGGCATAGATATCATGTGTATGTTTGGTTAAGCCTATGAAAGAGTCAAAAGCAATTTCAGTGTAGAATAGATTTTAAGGAACTAGAATATGTAGCTTTTTGaatttaaacataatttttatttttactttgaaatGTACCCTTCAACATAAATCACCTTACATTTAGCATGTAGTAAAAACAAGAGTTATAGAATTGAACTAATGAAAAATTGCACATAATTGAACACCGCAAAAGTTGAATTGTAATAAGATTTgaaaattaagaagaaaaaaaaaacatacctgGAGAAAGTGAGAGAAGAGGGGTGGAAAAGAGAGGTTTTGCGGAGCGAGAGTCCATTGATCTGAGATTGGAGGGTAGATGAGCATAGAGAAGATGTAGCTGAAGCCATCTTGTGCCTCAAACCTTCGCAGAGTGTATCGATTAAGTGAAGGTTTTGaataaagttgttgttgttattgttattatgtaatagtgaatgaatgaatgaacgATGTTGAAAATCAAGAAATGAAAGTCGTGTGGATGACTCGTGCTGAGTTGGTTGGTGGGGATGTGCTTATCTGAAATGGTTGGTTCGTTGGCGCTCTACTTCTCTTCTCCCCTCCCGTTTGTTCTTGTCAACACAACCAAGGGCATTTTTGGGTTTTTAAAAATGAATCAAGCATTTTAAAATGAAAGGAGTAGTGGTAGGTAATTGTTAGTAATTTTGGCTAGAGAAGAAAATTGAACACATTCAATCTTTATCATTTCAACTCTATATTATTCTTCAAACCACTTTATATAGTAAAAAATTATGTTGGAATTGATGTACAATCTTGTAAACTGGGTTAGGTTTTGACATAGAATCAATTGTTAAATCTTTTCACAAGGACGAGAAtgagaaaagaagataaacagGCCAAATTGATTAGGCTAACCCATGATTAATGCGGAAGGAATATTCGAATTAGAAAGTATCCAATAATGTGTCTAAATCATATTAATAATCATAACGGGTCGGAATATATGGAGCAATGACTTTGATGGTTATTAAGTCGTCTGTATAGGCCTTAAATATGGAGCAGGTCAAGACTGTTATATAAGGGAAACCATCACAAAAGAAAAGGGAGACTCATTTTCAAATGACACATGCTATCTAATCTTGCGACCCTAATTGGCCTATCACTGGTAGAGTCGACAATTAGTGTACTTTTACATGTAGATTGGTGTCCAACATGAGGTCCGGTAAAACTATCTCATTCCACACAAACATACTTAACCATTAACCTCTTATCATCTTGCGATAGTAAGGGTATCCACTAACAGTAACAACTACGCCGATTGGGCCTCCATAACGAAGATGTTTACCATTATAGAGGAGTTACGCCATCCGAACAAGACACTTCAGAACAACATAAGAGAGCtgcaacaacaaccacaatcAACAGGGAGGTGCGTACGCAACCTTTAGTAGTAGAGATCTAATATGCTTAGGTCTATGACAATTTCAAGCCTCCCTCGTGGCGATGTTTGGTGGCAAAAGTGATCATCAGGAGCATATTACTACTATCTACACACAAATGGCTATCATCGGGGTAATTAACTCCCATAAGTGCAAGCTGATGGCATTAACGTTGAAGGAACATCCTTCCGATGATATATGAGCATCCCGAGATTCTCAATAACAAGTTATTAGGACCTAACAAAGAAGATGATTCGTCGATTTTCAACCAGCAAACACAAAAAAGTATCCACTATGATCATTTTTAATGTTAGCCAAGTTCTTTCCAAGTCTTTGTGTGAATACTTATCCCGATTTGACGAGGGAACCATCAAGGTCGTCTATTCGAACTAATAAAATTTGTAGGGGTCTTCCAGAATGGCCTCAAGGATGAACACTTTAACAAGTCCTTGGCACAAAAGTTGGCATCCACAATGGATGAGATCATGGCTAGACATTGATTCTATATTAAGAGATAAGATAATAATGCAGAGAAAAGGAATAGGGATGTCAAAAACCGAGGTAGTAGAAAATTTAAGATACTGACAACAGAGGAATCAAAACATAATCTCAGTTCACGAGAAAGTTGTCTTCAAGCCTGCCCAAAAGCCATCAGAGCACTTTACCCACCACTAAGGAAGAACTGAATCATTAAAGATGTCTATTACACCAAGATCATTCCTGAACTCCACCCTAAGGAATTCCATGGGAAACAATCCAGATAAAAATGGTGAAAATATCACAAGATATGGGGCCAACATACCAACGATTGCCACCATCTGAAGCGGAAAATCTTCAAGATGACTCAAGGATGTGAGTGCATTTTCATAATTAGATGTgttgcatgatgtcaaaactaggatCTTTAGCGTTTTTGTACATTGGACAATATCATCTGAGTCATGATGTGCATCTTAGCATTAGAAAGCATAAAAAAATTCTTAGAGTGCATTTAGAAAAGACTTTGGGTATTAAGAAAATATTTCGTGCAGCAAAAATCATCTTCTAAGTGAAAAACAAGtccatgtgtcgacacatgtgaATCACTATTGAAGCCTATAGGCTCTATTTGCATGAGTCGACACATATTCAAACTTTTATtttcatgtgtcgacacatagaagGAATTTTGCCTCTATGAGTCGACACATACGACTCACTATTGAATTGCATTTGCACTATTATGTTGGTATTTAGTTTGTTTTCAGGTACTTAGTCATTTTAGAGGCGTGTGCGAAGAAATGAAGCAAAACATGCAAAAAAACGGAAGAAATGGAGCAATTTACACGCAAGACGTTGTCCGACTTTTTTGGCCATAACTCCTAAACCGTAAATCAGAATGACGcctcgttcgaagcgttggaaagataATGCAGAGATATACAACCATGAAAAATATGAAGGCCATGGGCGCTGAGAAATGGGCCACGGGCGCCGAGCTTAACTGACCCTCAAACTGCCACGATCCCACAATCTTCTCAATTGTCAAAGGCCGCGGGCGCAGACTTCACGTTTTGTTTCCCGCTCAAAAGAAGTTGGAGGAAACTCCTGTAAAAGCACGCTTCTTAACTCCTCTATAATAGGAGTTTTCATTTCATTTGACAATCATCCAAGCTTAGTACAATCTAAGCCATATACTTCACCATTTGAAAGTTGCAATCCTTCACATCGGGGGTTATGGAAATTGATCTTGTATCAAGTTTGGGTCATTTACTTTGAAGTTATTTATCTTTCCGCCATTTAAATTTCGCCGAAGTTTATTTCCTTTGTACCAGATATAAGTCTCCTTTTGGAGGAGGttgttaatttattttgcatttacgCTTATATTATCTTGCCTTTACTTTTTGTCTTATTTACCGCACTTATTTATCTCGCATTGCTTTACTTTATTTATATTCCCGCACTCGCTTTTATTTTATGTTCTTTCAACtgctttttatatttatttctgCATTAAAAACCTTTATTGCCTTATTTTCAATTACCATATCCGAATAATTTACTAGTGCTGAGATGTGAGGATCGTCAAAAGACGATGCTCTACATGTTGTCTCTTTAGGATTTCTAAATGGtatgtttttaatttaaatacaATCTTTCTGCACTTAATTTAATCTGCTTACACGAAAGTGAAGCAGTGAAACaatgggtaagatcgaaagccgtcTGACATAAAAGATTAAGATTGATTTGTTTCTAACCGATCAAAAAGGGCGAAAGAAGTTTGTTCAGTTAATTAGGAATCTTTAACACatttttagaaaacgattttgaaactgTTATCGAACGCGTTTATAGGTTTGTAATCTGATTCTTGGCCTAAAGCCAAGAATCTCTTTAAGTTATACTTTCTAGTTAAAGACACTTTTCAACTAGGTTAAGAGtttgatttcttaaaaataggtttgCTACTTTAAGGTTTGAAGCACCTTTTATAAGTGACAATAAAAGGATTGGATTAAAGAgtaaactcggttcttagtaCGCGAAAGCGACAAGTTCCGGTTAAATCAATTCTTTTCAAAGTCGAAAACATTACCCTGTAGGAAATTTTAACAAAGACAGTTAGAGTATTGTTTGTTCATGTGAGTTACATTCCAGTATTGTTATTTATCTGAATTTATTAAAGTTATTTACTTCATCACTCTTACTCTTAAATACTTATTTGATTTGCCTTAGATAAACACCGTAACAATCAGTAACGATAGATTTGACttttggtctctgtggttcgacaaccttttatattacttcgataggctATGCACATGCAGTCATATTTTAGACTCTATAAACTCACCCATCACTTAACAAATTATTTTTGTTGACTTCCTCTAAAGTCAAAACCAGCATTGGTTAACAAAGCAGTGGTTAAAACTCAGGGTGGTGTTATCTGCCTTATTTCTCATACCTTTCTTAGAACTTCAACTAAGATGTTTGGTATTTTGGCACTGACCGTTCCAGACACTTGACTGCTGTAAAAGTGTTTTTTGGTGGTTTGTCT encodes:
- the LOC131635099 gene encoding ribulose-phosphate 3-epimerase, chloroplastic yields the protein MASATSSLCSSTLQSQINGLSLRKTSLFHPSSLTFSRRKVSTVVKASSRVDKFSKSDIIVSPSILSANFAKLGEQVKAVELAGCDWIHIDVMDGRFVPNITIGPLVVDALRPVTDLPLDVHLMIVEPDLRVPDFIKAGADIISVHCEQSSTIHLHRAVNQVKSLGAKAGVVLNPGTPLSAIEYVLEVVDLVLIMSVNPGFGGQSFIESQVKKISDLRKLCVEKGVNPWIEVDGGVTPANAYKVIEAGANALVAGSAVFGAKDYAEAIKGIKASKRPEPVAV